One window of the Eucalyptus grandis isolate ANBG69807.140 chromosome 8, ASM1654582v1, whole genome shotgun sequence genome contains the following:
- the LOC104439732 gene encoding uncharacterized protein LOC104439732, with translation MSETRPVPRRESPWGVPEGDHREPKAHRCNDRAEDVIQACFEGNPFKTVPGPFKLFWQCMRSKPGEEPTQPFYYLDLEPPKREVKLE, from the exons atgagcGAGACGAGGCCGGTGCCGAGGAGAGAGAGTCCATGGGGAGTGCCCGAGGGAGACCATCGCGAACCCAAAGCCCATCGCTGCAACGATCGGGCTGAGGACGTCATTCAA GCTTGTTTTGAAGGAAATCCATTCAAGACAGTTCCAGGACCCTTCAAGCTCTTTTGGCAATGCATGCGGTCAAAACCAGG GGAGGAGCCAACCCAGCCGTTCTACTACTTGGACTTGGAGCCCCCAAAGAGGGAGGTTAAACTTGAATGA
- the LOC104439713 gene encoding LOW QUALITY PROTEIN: septum-promoting GTP-binding protein 1 (The sequence of the model RefSeq protein was modified relative to this genomic sequence to represent the inferred CDS: deleted 1 base in 1 codon): MVRFNLRRRIQRRLWTLGGASAAPGTRSSPAPPPRVLLLLLLLACPVPAAAPAAASSAKRCRYRMLPYAEVAPREAEPAAPPVVAAAAAGRGGDGDSDLVALKIGLLGDQQIGKTSFVVKYVGDEKEEINGCSETKGLNLMDKTLLVNGARISYSIWEVEGDGRPDDHVPIACKDCVAILFMFDLTSRCTLNSVISWYQQARRWNQTAIPIIVGTKFDDFIQLPIDLQWTIASQARAYAKALNATLFFSSATYNINVNKIFKFITAKLFDLPWTVERNLTIGEPIIDF; this comes from the exons ATGGTCCGCTTCAACCTCCGGCGCCGGATCCAGCGCCGCCTCTGGACGCTC GGCGGTGCATCCGCCGCGCCTGGCACCAGATCCTCGCCCGCTCCTCCACCccgcgtcctcctcctcctcctcctcctcgcctgcCCGGTCCCCGCGGCGGCTCCGGCAGCCGCGTCGTCGGCCAAGCGCTGCCGGTACCGGATGCTGCCGTACGCCGAGGTGGCTCCCCGGGAGGCGGAGCCCGCGGCGCCGCCCGTCgtggccgcggcggcggcgggccgAGGCGGCGACGGGGATTCGGATTTGGTGGCCCTGAAGATCGGGCTGCTGGGCGATCAGCAGATTGGCAAGACCAGCTTCGTG GTGAAGTACGTTGGGGACGAGAAGGAGGAGATCAATGGCTGTTCGGAGACGAAAGGCTTGAATCTCATGGACAAGACTTTGCTGGTCAATGGCGCCCGCATCTCCTACAGCATCTGGGAAGTCGAAG GTGACGGAAGGCCCGACGACCACGTCCCGATCGCCTGCAAGGACTGCGTCGCGATCCTGTTCATGTTCGACCTGACTAGCCGGTGCACGCTGAACAG TGTCATAAGCTGGTATCAGCAAGCAAGGAGGTGGAATCag ACGGCAATCCCGATTATAGTAGGAACCAAATTCGACGATTTCATCCAGCTGCCCATAGATCTGCAGTGGACGATAGCAAGCCAg GCGAGAGCGTATGCAAAGGCCCTCAACGCCACACTCTTCTTTTCGAGTGCGACCTACAACATCAACGTCAACAAGATCTTCAAGTTTATAACCGCGAAGCTCTTCGACTTGCCGTGGACCGTGGAGCGCAACTTGACGATCGGGGAGCCTATCATCGACTTTTGA
- the LOC104439704 gene encoding 50S ribosomal protein L6, chloroplastic — MVSSLSYPLQTCKLRSAILGERSGICISSVPVTHVGFMRSNIECKESRIGKQPIEVPKNVTITLEGQSLRVKGPLGELSQMYPREVKVEKQESGYLKVNKALETRRANQMHGLFRTLTDNMVVGVSKGFEKRLQLVGVGYRATLEGRDLVLSLGFSHPVRMAIPEGIQVKVEDNTRIIISGYDKSAIGQFAASVRKWRPPEPYKGKGVRYVDEVVRLKEGKSAKKK, encoded by the exons ATGGTCTCTTCCCTCTCCTATCCATTGCAGACATG CAAACTGAGATCAGCAATTTTGGGTGAAAGAAGTGGCATATGCATTTCTTCTGTTCCTGTAACTCATGTTGGATTCATGAGAAGCAATATAGAATGTAAGGAATCTCGCATAGGGAAGCAGCCGATTGAGGTGCCAAAGAATGTGACAATTACATTAGAGGGCCAGTCTTTGAGAGTGAAAGGTCCCCTCGGAGAGCTTTCACAGATGTATCCACGAGAAGTGAAAGTTGAGAAGCAAGAGTCCGGATATCTCAAGGTCAACAAAGCATTGGAAACTAGAAGGGCCAACCAAATGCATGGCCTTTTTAG GACGCTAACAGATAACATGGTTGTGGGAGTATCTAAAGGGTTCGAGAAGAGACTTCAGTTGGTCGGAGTGGGGTATAGGGCAACGTTGGAGGGCAGGGATTTGGTGTTGAGTCTGGGGTTTTCCCATCCCGTCAGGATGGCCATTCCCGAGGGCATACAAGTGAAAGTAGAGGACAACACCAGGATCATCATCAGTGGTTATGATAAGTCTGCCATTGGTCAATTCGCTGCTTCAGTCCGAAAGTGGAGACCTCCAGAACCTTACAAGGGGAAGGGGGTGAGATATGTGGATGAAGTCGTCAGATTAAAGGAAGGAAAGTCAGCGAAGAAAAAGTGA
- the LOC104456500 gene encoding high mobility group B protein 3-like — MTRVSASSSRTLKPRKDGKSISKKKGVASSSGPARPKRPPIAFLLFMEDFRKSYKEEHPENKSVSAVAKAGGERWKSMSLAEKSPYIGKAVEGKVDYDKVMESYNENENVKEDEAEPAASSEKSTSESTPEVEDDEEDSS, encoded by the exons ATGACTCGCGTCTCTGCTTCTTCATCAAGGACGCTGAAGCCGCGCAAGGATGGAAAGAGTATTTCGAAGAAGAAAGGAGTCGCGAGCAGCTCCGGTCCTGCGAGACCAAAGCGTCCTCCCATTGCTTTTCTCCTCTTCAT GGAGGATTTCAGGAAGAGTTACAAAGAGGAGCATCCAGAGAACAAATCCGTTTCCGCC GTCGCAAAAGCTGGTGGTGAGAGATGGAAATCAATGTCTCTGGCC GAGAAAAGTCCGTACATAGGAAAAGCCGTGGAGGGGAAGGTGGACTATGACAAGGTTATGGAATCATATAACGAGAATGAG AATGTCAAAGAAGACGAAGCTGAGCCGGCAGCATCATCCGAAAAATCTACTTCTGAATCAACTCCTGAGGTTgaggatgatgaggaagacagtTCTTAG